A genomic stretch from Mya arenaria isolate MELC-2E11 chromosome 10, ASM2691426v1 includes:
- the LOC128206403 gene encoding ribosomal RNA processing protein 1 homolog has product MDTGGYMGGDMTGPMSGGQEMGYMGDGMGHMGENSALGGGYSVLGGGYDNFNSGQENIGGNVNVEMNCNGDIVYTAGDGDNNVGDVEEEVGVENSETFDDDDDDDDDDDDDDDDDKEPKQKLKKIKQSKGQQKGKKQRKKPGGAKHGDKTPKSSKPHPQSHGVPEFKRYHQDKAPIKLKPVRNTSKLPTGSDGLPQFERYHKDEPYNHPIRPTTVTPKPTTHTVTVVDQHTKSTTVQGKSNCCKLCIVALLAFSIPLVLAGIGVAIFFALT; this is encoded by the exons ATGGACACTGGAGGGTATATGGGAGGAGACATGACGGGCCCAATGTCTGGAGGCCAGGAGATGGGATATATGGGAGATGGAATGGGTCACATGGGCGAGAATAGTGCTCTAGGGGGCGGGTACAGTGTGCTTGGAGGCGGGTATGACAATTTCAACAGTGGTCAAGAGAACATTGGCGGGAACGTCAATGTTGAGATGAATTGTAACGGTGATATTGTTTATACGGCTGGGGATGGTGATAATAATGTTGGTGATGTGGAGGAAGAAGTGGGTGTCGAAAATTCAGAGACtttcgatgatgatgatgatgatgatgatgatgatgatgatgatgatgatgatgataaagaaccaaaacagaaattgaaaaaaataaaacaaagtaaaggTCAACAGAAAGGAAAAAAGCAGAGGAAGAAACCTGGAGGAGCTAAACATGGCGATAAAACACCTAAATCATCAAAACCTCATCCGCAATCACATGGTGTCCCAGAATTCAAACGATACCATCAAGATAAAGCACCTATAAAGTTGAAACCTGTAAGAAACACATCTAAGCTACCAACTGGAAGCGACGGACTCCCGCAATTCGAACGGTATCATAAAGATGAACCATATAATCACCCGATCAGACCAACAACTGTAACCCCGAAACCCACGACTCATACTGTCACTGTAGTTGATCAACATACCAAGTCAACAACTGTGCAAGGAAAATCAAAC tgttgcAAGTTGTGTATCGTGGCCCTGTTGGCCTTCAGCATTCCTCTGGTTCTTGCAGGCATCGGTGTAGCAATATTCTTTGCACTCACGTGA